In Bythopirellula goksoeyrii, a single window of DNA contains:
- a CDS encoding HlyD family secretion protein produces the protein MAARILAILLVVVLLTGLIAYSKLRPESNHVSGFIEAEEIRLGSRVGGRVQEVLVEEGAAVKAGQLLVRLEPFDLEQQREEARANLVAREADLTRLEAGNREEEIGQAKARYEQLQAKLDQLVAGARKQEIDASRARLKVAEAEMRLATQNFNRTQALANTNAITKEEFDRAAESLESAKATVLLRGEELSLIEAGTREEEIRAAQAQVEEARLAWQLAQKGFRSEEIAAAKAARDSAAASLAAIGDRLSELTIKSPVNGMVEALELQPGDLVAAGAPVMSVLDNSHYWVRTYVPQKWMDLKLGQAVEVTVDSMPNRRFAGEVTFISRRAEFTPSNVQTPEERSKQVFRIKVTLKEGLDVLRPGISADVWLDRVPGKAEKPTQ, from the coding sequence ATGGCAGCACGAATTCTGGCAATTCTCTTGGTTGTTGTGTTGCTGACTGGCCTGATTGCTTACAGCAAATTGCGTCCCGAGTCGAATCACGTGTCCGGTTTCATCGAAGCGGAGGAAATTCGTTTGGGGTCGCGGGTCGGTGGCCGCGTGCAAGAGGTGCTTGTCGAAGAGGGCGCCGCAGTCAAGGCGGGTCAGTTACTGGTGCGGCTCGAACCCTTCGACTTGGAACAGCAACGCGAGGAGGCCAGGGCCAACCTTGTTGCCCGCGAAGCTGATTTGACACGGCTCGAAGCCGGCAATCGCGAGGAAGAAATCGGCCAGGCGAAGGCCCGTTACGAACAGCTGCAAGCAAAGTTGGATCAACTCGTGGCTGGGGCTCGGAAACAGGAAATCGATGCCTCCCGTGCGAGGTTGAAAGTCGCAGAAGCGGAGATGCGGCTGGCGACTCAAAATTTCAACCGCACTCAAGCTTTGGCCAATACCAATGCGATTACCAAGGAAGAATTTGATCGCGCGGCAGAGAGTCTCGAATCGGCAAAGGCCACCGTTTTATTGCGCGGGGAAGAGTTGAGCTTGATCGAGGCAGGCACGCGCGAAGAAGAAATTCGAGCGGCCCAGGCCCAAGTCGAAGAAGCTCGGCTTGCCTGGCAACTCGCGCAGAAGGGATTTCGCAGTGAGGAAATTGCGGCAGCTAAGGCGGCGCGGGATTCTGCCGCGGCCAGTTTGGCGGCGATCGGCGATCGGCTCTCTGAGCTTACGATCAAGAGTCCTGTCAACGGGATGGTCGAGGCCCTGGAACTTCAACCGGGCGACCTCGTTGCAGCAGGTGCGCCTGTCATGTCGGTGCTCGACAACAGTCACTACTGGGTTCGGACCTACGTCCCCCAGAAATGGATGGATTTAAAACTGGGGCAAGCGGTCGAAGTGACTGTTGACAGCATGCCCAATCGGCGTTTTGCAGGCGAAGTGACCTTTATCTCGCGTCGCGCCGAATTTACGCCCAGCAACGTGCAGACTCCCGAGGAGCGTTCCAAACAAGTGTTTCGCATCAAGGTGACGCTCAAGGAGGGACTCGATGTGCTGCGACCAGGAATCTCGGCGGACGTCTGGCTTGATCGAGTGCCAGGAAAAGCGGAGAAGCCCACGCAATGA
- a CDS encoding ABC transporter permease, translating to MSDQSSAVVIDVHELSRSFGELVAVRDVSFQVQRASIFGLLGPNGSGKSTIIRMLLGILSPTSGSANVLGYDAERDAEQIKRRVGYMSQQFSLYADLSVRENIEFYGRIYGLSSDRIAERQAVVLGLTGLEDRLDQLAGTLSGGWKQRLALACSLIHDPEILFLDEPTAGIDPVARRQLWDLLFELSGRGVTLFVTTHYMDEAERCTDVGYIYMSQLLVLGKPSDLKSLPAVSPAGSRRYELRVPRPAERLSEIRKLDGVRDATLFGETVHVMVDEHLTPKNLAAELSTSVDEADIREVPPTLEDVFVTLTKNAQEDTVPPEPIVPAPDNAQGLTVSQKVGLGVVPPEAPAPPTKRSRPFAGLLAILVKEFYHIRRQPSTIFFMLVVPVMQTIIFGYAIDIQVEHIPMVVFNMDGRQPSQQLVDSFVNTRRFDTVAYVEDDDTFHHWMATGDAKVGMKIPPYYSDRLLRGEQVEVQVLIDGSDSQVATTALNTSQLLGVNLSLQLAKQKAEAVQLAPARDPTGKADLPIDIRPRLLYNPDLESDHFFVPGLVGIILQLVTLFLTSFAIVRERELGTLEQLFVTPVSRAGLLLGKLIPYAIVGFIETLIMLTVMIYLFGVPIRGSVGLLLSLSMLFMVCSLGLGLLVSTIAKSQVEAVQFAFIVMLPSVLLSGFVFPRSQMPLPIYLITFAIPATYFIEILRGIVLRGAGLMDLVPMVTGLTICAIVVLTISVTRFRKQLE from the coding sequence ATGAGCGATCAGTCTTCCGCTGTCGTCATTGATGTCCATGAGTTAAGTCGTTCCTTCGGCGAACTGGTTGCCGTGCGCGACGTCAGCTTCCAGGTCCAGCGGGCATCGATCTTTGGGCTACTTGGTCCTAACGGCAGCGGCAAATCGACCATCATCCGCATGTTGCTGGGTATTCTTTCTCCCACGTCCGGCTCGGCAAATGTCCTGGGCTACGACGCCGAGCGCGATGCCGAACAGATCAAGCGGCGTGTCGGCTACATGTCGCAACAGTTCAGCCTCTATGCGGACCTCTCGGTTCGAGAAAACATCGAGTTCTATGGCCGCATCTACGGGCTCTCCAGCGACCGCATTGCCGAGCGGCAAGCAGTGGTGCTCGGCCTCACCGGATTGGAAGATCGACTCGACCAATTGGCGGGCACGCTTTCCGGCGGCTGGAAGCAACGGCTCGCCTTGGCCTGTTCGCTTATTCACGATCCGGAGATCTTGTTTCTCGACGAACCTACGGCGGGAATCGACCCCGTGGCACGCAGGCAACTGTGGGACCTGTTGTTCGAGCTTTCTGGTCGTGGGGTCACGCTGTTTGTCACCACGCACTATATGGACGAGGCGGAACGCTGCACGGACGTGGGCTACATTTACATGTCCCAGCTCTTGGTGCTGGGCAAACCGTCCGACTTGAAGTCGCTCCCCGCTGTGTCCCCTGCTGGCTCTCGCCGCTACGAGCTGCGAGTTCCTCGACCAGCGGAACGGCTTTCCGAGATTCGCAAGCTCGACGGTGTCCGTGATGCGACCCTCTTTGGCGAGACAGTCCACGTGATGGTCGATGAACATCTCACGCCTAAGAATCTCGCTGCCGAACTATCGACCTCGGTAGACGAAGCCGACATCCGTGAGGTGCCGCCAACACTAGAGGATGTGTTTGTCACGCTCACGAAAAATGCGCAAGAAGACACGGTTCCTCCAGAGCCAATTGTTCCAGCCCCCGACAACGCCCAGGGATTGACGGTATCTCAAAAAGTTGGCCTGGGCGTTGTCCCACCTGAAGCACCTGCTCCTCCAACGAAACGCAGCCGTCCCTTTGCAGGTTTGCTAGCCATCCTGGTGAAAGAGTTCTATCACATCCGCAGGCAACCCTCGACCATCTTCTTCATGTTGGTCGTGCCCGTAATGCAGACGATCATCTTTGGTTACGCCATCGATATCCAGGTCGAACACATCCCGATGGTCGTTTTCAATATGGATGGCCGTCAGCCGAGCCAGCAGCTTGTTGATTCGTTTGTCAACACACGGCGGTTCGATACAGTTGCCTATGTCGAAGACGATGATACCTTCCATCACTGGATGGCCACCGGCGATGCGAAAGTCGGGATGAAAATCCCGCCGTACTATTCCGACCGGCTGCTTCGCGGAGAGCAAGTCGAGGTGCAGGTACTTATCGACGGCAGCGATTCCCAGGTCGCGACCACGGCCCTCAACACGTCGCAATTATTGGGCGTCAACCTCTCGCTCCAATTGGCCAAGCAGAAGGCCGAGGCAGTCCAATTGGCCCCTGCCCGCGATCCCACCGGAAAAGCAGATCTGCCGATCGATATCCGTCCGCGACTCTTGTACAATCCCGACCTCGAGAGCGATCACTTCTTCGTCCCCGGACTGGTCGGCATCATTCTGCAGCTGGTGACCTTGTTTCTCACTTCGTTCGCGATCGTCCGCGAGCGGGAACTGGGCACGCTGGAGCAACTCTTTGTCACCCCCGTGAGCCGCGCGGGTTTGCTCTTGGGCAAACTGATTCCCTATGCCATCGTGGGATTTATTGAGACACTGATCATGCTCACCGTGATGATCTATCTGTTCGGCGTGCCGATCCGCGGTAGCGTGGGTCTGTTGTTGTCGCTTTCGATGCTGTTTATGGTCTGCTCGCTGGGTCTGGGATTGCTGGTCTCGACCATTGCCAAGAGTCAGGTCGAGGCCGTGCAATTCGCTTTCATTGTGATGCTCCCCTCGGTGCTCCTCTCGGGATTTGTGTTCCCCCGCAGCCAGATGCCTTTGCCGATTTACCTTATTACGTTTGCCATCCCCGCGACGTACTTTATCGAAATCCTGCGCGGCATCGTTCTGCGGGGTGCCGGCCTAATGGACCTCGTGCCGATGGTCACCGGGCTGACGATCTGCGCTATCGTGGTCCTCACCATCAGTGTCACCCGCTTTAGAAAACAGTTAGAATAG
- a CDS encoding carbohydrate kinase family protein, translated as MSHIPHSTGPYTVVGLGEALFDCFGERAVLGGAPVNLAVHANQLLRHKNCHGVIASAIGDDPLGERLKKELASRRMTTEHLAVLADLPTGTVQVTVDAAGHPEYEITENVAWDRIEFTDSLSELAGKCSAVCFGTLAQRSPTSRKSIQQFLDTAKHALRVCDTNLRQQFYSAEVIESSLQAANVLKLNEEELTVIGELLQLESRNLSVDEQVAGIRERFDLSVVALTRGEAGTVLYSADERVEGKVPKYPRQPQADSVGAGDSCCAALIVGLLLEKPLAEIVALANRVGAFVASVQGATPELPVEILDRV; from the coding sequence GTGTCGCATATTCCTCATAGCACTGGTCCCTACACAGTCGTTGGCTTGGGCGAAGCGCTGTTTGATTGCTTTGGCGAGCGGGCTGTGCTGGGTGGGGCGCCGGTGAACCTGGCGGTGCATGCGAATCAACTCTTGCGTCACAAGAATTGTCATGGGGTAATTGCCAGCGCCATTGGGGATGATCCCCTCGGCGAGCGTCTGAAGAAGGAACTTGCTTCGCGGAGGATGACTACCGAACATCTGGCGGTTCTCGCTGATTTGCCGACGGGGACGGTGCAAGTAACAGTCGATGCCGCTGGGCACCCTGAGTACGAGATCACAGAGAATGTTGCCTGGGATCGGATCGAATTCACTGACTCGCTCTCTGAATTGGCAGGGAAGTGTTCGGCCGTTTGCTTTGGGACCTTGGCCCAACGATCGCCGACGAGTCGCAAGTCGATTCAGCAGTTTCTCGATACGGCCAAACATGCCTTGCGAGTGTGCGACACCAATCTTCGGCAGCAGTTCTATTCGGCAGAGGTAATCGAAAGCAGCCTACAGGCGGCTAACGTCTTGAAGCTCAATGAAGAAGAACTCACGGTGATCGGCGAGTTGCTGCAGCTGGAATCACGTAATCTTAGCGTCGACGAACAGGTAGCGGGTATACGCGAGCGGTTTGACCTATCCGTGGTTGCCCTCACCCGAGGCGAAGCGGGGACGGTCCTCTATTCAGCTGACGAGCGAGTCGAAGGGAAAGTGCCAAAGTATCCGCGACAGCCTCAGGCAGACAGTGTTGGAGCGGGAGATTCGTGCTGTGCGGCGCTGATAGTCGGGCTGCTATTGGAAAAACCGCTCGCTGAAATCGTCGCTCTCGCCAATCGTGTGGGGGCCTTTGTCGCTTCAGTGCAGGGGGCAACGCCGGAATTGCCGGTGGAGATTCTTGATCGAGTGTGA